GGAATCCAGCTGACGGCCGAGGAACAGGTCGAGATCTTCGGCAGCACCGTGCACCGCGACGAGTACGCCGCCGAGGCCGAAGAGCGCTGGGGTGACACCGATGCCTGGCGCCAGGCCCGGCAGCGCACCGGGCAGATGAGCAAGCAGGACTGGATCGACGTCAAGGCCGAAGGTGAAGCGCTGCTCGCGGATCTGGCCGCGGCCAAGCGCGCAGGGATCGCCCCGGGAACTCCGGAGGCCGATCAGTTGGCGGCACGCCACCGCGCCTCGATCGAGCGGTTCTACGACTGCGACGCCGAGATGCAGCTGTGCCTGGTGCAGATGTACCTGGCCGACGAGCGCTTCACCCGCACCTACGACGACCGCGAGCCGGGGTTGGCCCGGTATCTGCACGACGTGGTCGTCGCTAGCATCGAGCGGTGACCATCGAACCACGCGCCACGGCCGACCTCGTCGACGACATCGGACCCGACGTCCGCAGCTGCGATCTGCAACTCCGCCAGTTCGGCGGGCGGGCGGAATTCGCCGGCCGGATCACTACTGTGCGGTGCTTCCAGGACAACGCGCTGCTCAAGTCGGTGCTCTCGGAGCCCGGCGACGGCGGGGTGTTGGTGATCGACGGCGACGGCTCGCTGCACACCGCGCTGGTGGGCGATCTGATCGCCGCGTTGGGCCGCGACAGCGGGTGGAGCGGGCTGATCGTCAACGGCGCCGTGCGCGACGCGTCGACGCTGCGCACCCTCGAGATCGGCATCAAGGCGCTGGGCACCAATCCGCGTAAGAGTACGAAAACCGGTGCGGGAGAACGGGATGTGTCGGTGGCGTTCGGCGGCGTGACGTTCACGCCGGGTGACGTCGCCTACAGCGACGACGACGGGATCGTCGTCGTCACCCCGTAGGGACTCCGCCGGCCCTCCGTCCCACTGTGCGGATTCATACGCAACACGCTGTAGAGAGCGTATGAGTCCGCACAGTGGAGAGGACTAGACCGATACCGGCGCGCGGTGCTTGCTGAATTGCAGTGTGTCGTCGTTGATCTTGCTGTTGCGGATGACCCGCAGGTCGACCAGATAGTTCTGCTTCAGCCGCCACGGCGTCTTCGAACCCGACTTCGGCAGCTTGTCGAGCGCACGCTTGATGTAGCCCGAGGTCAGGTCGACGAACGGCAGCCGCTCGACGTCCCCACCGGGATGCCGCGGGACGACGGTGTCGTACCCCTCGGTGTCCATGTAGTTGATCAGCCGGCTGACGAACTCCGATGTCAGGTCGGCCTTCAATGTCCACGACGCATTGGTGTAGCCAAAGGTGAACGCCGAGTTGGGGATACCCGAGAGCATCATGCCCTTGTAGGCGACCGTATCGGCGAGGTTCAACCGTTCGCCGTTTCGCAACACCTCGGCCCCGCCGAAGAACTGCACGTTCAAACCCGTTGCGGTGATGATGATGTCGGCGTCGAGGCGCTCCCCCGACTTCAGCAGGATGCCGTCGGCGGTGAACCGTTCGACCGCATCGGTGACGACGTCGGCCTTACCCTTGCGGATGGCTTTGAAGATGTCGCCGTTCGGGGCCAGGCACACGCGCTGATCCCACGGCTTGTAGTCGGGCGCGAAGTGCCTGTCGTAGTCGTACCCCTCCGGCAACCGGCGTTCGGCCATCTTGCGCAACAGTTTCCGGAAGGTGTTCGGGAAGGCGCGGGCGATCTGGTATTGCGTCATCGCCTGCATGATGGCCTTCCACCGCACGGCCGTGTACGCGGGCTTCTCGGGCAGCAGCCGGTAGGCGCGGGCGGCGAAGGGGTCCTTGTCGGGCAGCGCTCCGATGTAGGTCGGTGTGCGCTGCAACATCGTGACGTGGCCGGCACCGTTGTTGATCAACGCGGGGATCAGCGTGATCGCGGTGGCGCCGCTACCGATCACGACGACGTTCTTGCCCTGGTAGTCGAGATCCTCCGGCCAGTGCTGCGGGTGCACGACGGTGCCGCCGAAGTCGTCGGCCCCGGTGAACTCCGGCGAGAAGCCCTTGTCGTAGTTGTAGTAGCCGCTGCACGCCCACAGGAAGCCGGCGTTGAGCTGGATCTCCTCGCCGCCCCGGTCGATGGTCAGCTCCCAGTGGTTGTCCTGGTCCGACCAGTTGGCGGCGACAACCCGGTGGCCGTACCGGATGTGCTTGTCGATGCCGTTCTCGGTGGCCGCTTCGTTGAGGTAATTCCAGATCGACGGCCCGTCGGCGATGCTCTGGTCGGTGGCCCACGGCTTGAAGTGGAACCCGAGCGTGTACATGTCGGAGTCCGACCGGATGCCGGGGTACTTGAACAGGTCCCAGGTCCCGCCGAGGTTCTCGCGACGCTCGAGGATCGCGTAACTCTTGCCGGGGCACTGGCCCTGCAGGTGCCAGGCGGCGCTGATGCCGGAGATCCCGGCTCCCATGATCACAACGTCGACAAATTCGGTCATGCTGTCAAGCTATCAACAGCGTGTCGATAACGTCAACAGTGTGTCGAGAATTTCAACGCCGTGTAAAGTCAGCGACGTGACCACCGCCAGCCAGGCCCGCGCACCACGCGGCCGCCGGTCGGCCCGCCCGTCGGGTGACGACCGCGAACAGGCCATCCTGGCGACCGCCGAGCAGCTGCTCGAGACACGGGCGTTCGCCGAGATCTCCGTCGACGACCTGGCGAAGGGTGCGGGCATCTCGCGACCGACCTTCTACTTCTACTTCGGCTCGAAAGAGGCAGTGCTGCTGACGCTGTGGGAGCGGGTGATCCGGGAGGCCGACGCCGCGCTCGAGGCAGCGGCCGCCGCCGCGGGGACGTCGGAGGACCGTGACGTCTGGCGCCCCGGGATCACGGTGTTCTTCGACACCTTCGGCGCCCACCGCAGCGTCACAGTCGCGGCGTCCGCTTCGGACAACGCCGAGGTCCGCGACGTCTTCGCGAAGTTCATGCAGAGGTGGATCGACTTCACCGCGGCGACCATCGAGGCCGAGCGCCGGCGCGGCGCCGCCCCGGACACGCTGCCCGCCCACGACCTCGCGACGGCGCTCAACCTGATGAACGAGCGC
Above is a window of Mycolicibacterium baixiangningiae DNA encoding:
- a CDS encoding flavin-containing monooxygenase; this encodes MTEFVDVVIMGAGISGISAAWHLQGQCPGKSYAILERRENLGGTWDLFKYPGIRSDSDMYTLGFHFKPWATDQSIADGPSIWNYLNEAATENGIDKHIRYGHRVVAANWSDQDNHWELTIDRGGEEIQLNAGFLWACSGYYNYDKGFSPEFTGADDFGGTVVHPQHWPEDLDYQGKNVVVIGSGATAITLIPALINNGAGHVTMLQRTPTYIGALPDKDPFAARAYRLLPEKPAYTAVRWKAIMQAMTQYQIARAFPNTFRKLLRKMAERRLPEGYDYDRHFAPDYKPWDQRVCLAPNGDIFKAIRKGKADVVTDAVERFTADGILLKSGERLDADIIITATGLNVQFFGGAEVLRNGERLNLADTVAYKGMMLSGIPNSAFTFGYTNASWTLKADLTSEFVSRLINYMDTEGYDTVVPRHPGGDVERLPFVDLTSGYIKRALDKLPKSGSKTPWRLKQNYLVDLRVIRNSKINDDTLQFSKHRAPVSV
- a CDS encoding MerR family transcriptional regulator codes for the protein MDANTVGAVARLTGVSVRTLHHYDHIGLVVPSVRTAAGYRGYTDADVERLHLVLVYRSVGLPLDEIRTVLDDPQADVLAHLERQLELLHERADRIRHTIKAVEELMNAREEGIQLTAEEQVEIFGSTVHRDEYAAEAEERWGDTDAWRQARQRTGQMSKQDWIDVKAEGEALLADLAAAKRAGIAPGTPEADQLAARHRASIERFYDCDAEMQLCLVQMYLADERFTRTYDDREPGLARYLHDVVVASIER
- the rraA gene encoding ribonuclease E activity regulator RraA, whose protein sequence is MTIEPRATADLVDDIGPDVRSCDLQLRQFGGRAEFAGRITTVRCFQDNALLKSVLSEPGDGGVLVIDGDGSLHTALVGDLIAALGRDSGWSGLIVNGAVRDASTLRTLEIGIKALGTNPRKSTKTGAGERDVSVAFGGVTFTPGDVAYSDDDGIVVVTP
- a CDS encoding TetR/AcrR family transcriptional regulator, which translates into the protein MTTASQARAPRGRRSARPSGDDREQAILATAEQLLETRAFAEISVDDLAKGAGISRPTFYFYFGSKEAVLLTLWERVIREADAALEAAAAAAGTSEDRDVWRPGITVFFDTFGAHRSVTVAASASDNAEVRDVFAKFMQRWIDFTAATIEAERRRGAAPDTLPAHDLATALNLMNERTLLAAFASETPGIPSDRVLDSLVHVWTCAVYGECP